From the Myxococcales bacterium genome, the window GGTGGTCGGTAGCTAAAACCAAAGGATACGCCGGTGGCTGCCAGCTACCACGAGATTCTGGGAACCAGTGCTCCGACGTGGGTGTCTCTCAAGGCAAGGGGAGAAACGGGGCAACGGGTATCTGGTATGCGCCCGCCAACCCATTCGCGAAGGGAGATGAGGTGAAGAGTCGTTCAAAGTCACTGACCCGCAGGGAATCTGTTGGAGTTCCGCGCCTGGAACTCGTCGCCCCGGCGACCGAGTCTTTTAACCTGGAGCAGCCCTTCGCAGGTGATCCTTTCATGGTTTCCAGTCCCACGCGCGCTCGAACCGCGAGTGCGGTCGGGGCGCGCGTGGGGCGCCTCATCGAATATGTTCGCGATGGGCGGGTCTACGACGCGATCGGCGAGTTCTACGCCCCCGACGCAGAGCTCGGGCCGGCGGCTCGGGCGCCGATGTTCGGTCTCGAAACCCGCGAGGGTCGACGTTGGGCACTCGCCAATCCCGAAGCCATGTGGCGAAACTTCTGGGTAAGGGGCGTCGGGGTGAACGGCGACACCTCGTTCGTCGAATGCAGCCTCGAGTTCGAATCCGCCGATGGGGCCCGCTTCTCGATGCACCAGGTGGCGGTCGCGCAGTGGCGCGAGGGCAAGATCGTCAAGGAGTGTCTGATCCCGACGCGTCGAGGATCGGTGGCGCTATCCGTCGCACTTTCGGTCTAGCGCTCGCGCTCGCTACCACTCCCCGGTGTTCGGCATGGACTGCCAGGGCTCCTGCAACGGGAGCGAACCGTCCTTCTGCAAGAGTTCTATCGAGATGCCCTCTGGCGAGCGCACGAATGCCATGTGTCCGTCCCGCGGCGGTCGGTTGATCGTTACCCCCGCGTCCATCAATTGCTGACATGTCTGATAGATATCGTCGACCTGATAGGCGACGTGTCCGAAATTTCGTCCACCCGGGTAGTCCTCGGGGTCCCAATTGTACGTCAACTCAATTTGCGCTTCTTCGTCTCCTTCGGCCGCGAGAAATACCAGGGTGAAGCGCCCAGCTTCGACATCGTATCGGTTGATTTCGACTAGCCCCAGACTGTCGACGTAGAACTTCAGTGATTCCTCGAGATTCGAGACCCGGACCATGGTGTGCAAGTACTTCATCGGGGCTCCGGTCTGTTTATTGCGTAGGTTGGGGTTGCGTGTTGTCTGGCGCGATTTCCGGTCGCAGCAGAATCAGGGCGAGCGTCTTGCCGCGCGTCGAGTAGCGGGTCGCGCTCGCGATCAGTTCGAGCGGGATGCCGTGTGCATCGCTCAGCGTCGCCCCGAAGACATGGTTTTCGACACCTTCACCGACCGCGTCGAGTTCCCGCCAGAATTGGCTTTGAAGCGGCTTGGGTATGAATGACATGGCGTCCACGCCGAGCAATTCATCTCGGTTGAGACCCAGCAGCGCCCCGGCGGCGGGGTTTGCGTCTTCGATGGTTCCGGTATCGGTATCGATTGCCAGAAAGGCCTCGGCCAATCGGTCGATCGCAGCGACCACGAAGCGCCGCTTTGCGCGCGGAGTGCCCCGGTTTTTGCGTCCGACCAGGGTTCCTCGCAAGTGCACACGAAACTGGAGCAGCAGTGGGTTGAGCGAGTCGCGAAGATGCGGAACGTCGGCTTCTCCGATCGCTGCAGCCGCTTCGATCCACGCCAATAGCAGCGCTTCGGTGCGTCGTTGATTTACCTGCAGTCCGTCGAGGGCGGGGGGCAGCAGGGTGCCGCGCATCAAGGCTGATGATGTGTATGAGCGAAATCGGCGCAGCGCTTCTGCCTCGGGCGAAGAAACCCCAGGAGCCGCGGGTCCGAGCCGATTGTTCATCGCGGTTTCGATCTCGTTGCGGTGGGAGATCAGCCACGATGCCAGGTCACGGTTGGTCTTCACGAGGTGCAGTATAACTCGGACTTGGCCTGGGGTCGCCCATCAAGTGCTCGTGTCAGCTAGAACTCCCCGCGACATCGCTCCATTTCAAACGTTGTTCGACAGTCGCCCGGCGCTGATCATTCCCAAAATCCATCGTGTCGCAGATGTCCGGTCCGATCGGAGCCTGGAGAGTCCGAGTCCTCAATTGCGCCAATAAACGCGCCGCTAGGCGAGGGCATGCCGCCCCAGCAAACCGCGCCGCCAAATCACCTGATCTGCACCAACGCCCGGCCGGACGAGAGCTCTTCAACGGGCTGCTAGTGTCCCCCCTCAACGTAGTGTGTGTTGCTGTTTTGAACTCGACGGAGGCAAAAGTGGGCCAGGCTTCTACGCCAAGTTCGCCAAGTTCGCCCGATTCCGATCGGGAGCCGTGGCAGGCGCTCGATCTGTTTGCGCCGACGGCTGAACATCAGCTGTTGGCGGAAACCCTGCGCGAGTTCGTGAAGCGAGAGGTCGAACCCCAGGCAGCCGAGCACGATCGTGCCGAACGCTTCAACCACGGACTCTTCCTGAAGGCCGGTGAACTCGGACTGCTCGGCGTGACGATCCCCGAGGCGTACGGCGGTTCTGGGCTCGACGCAGTGGCTGCGGTCCAGGTTCTGGAGGCACTTTCCACTTCAGACCCAGGCTTCGGTCTGGCCGTACTTGCCCACGCGATCCTGTTTTCTCAGAACTGCTACGTCAACGCCAACGAGGAACAACGCCAGCGAATTCTTCCCAAGGTGGTGACCGGCGAGTGGATTGGCGGCATGTGCATGACCGAGCCGGGTGTCGGGACCGATGTGATGAGCATGACAACGAACGCCCGGCGCGACGGGGACGACTACGTGCTCAACGGAATCAAGACCTTCATCACCAACGGCGGGATCGACGAAAATACCCTCGGTGACATCTTCATCGTGTACGCCACCACGGGCGAGCGCGAGATCAGCTCCTTTCTGGTGGAAAAGGGCATGGATGGATTCAGGCTGGGTCAGAAGTGGGTCGACAAACTCGGCATGCGCGCGTCTTACACCACCGAACTGGTTTTCGAGAACGTGCGGGTTCCCGTGTCCAATCGCATGGGGGAGGAGGGCGAGGGCACCCTCCACATGATGCGCAATCTCGAAATCGAACGCCTCACCCTGGCGGCGCAAGCCACCGGCATTGCCCAACGCTCGCTTCAAGTCATGAGCGAATACGCCAACCAACGCAAGGCCTTTGGTAAGCCGTTGCGCGAGTTCGGCCAGATTCAGCGCTACCTGGCGGAAACCTTCGCGGAATGGCGCGCGGCGCGGAGTTTCGTCTACGACACCGCGAGACGGCTCAACCTGGCGAGTGCCGGGCAGCGCGTCGACGCGGATGCGACTAAGCTGTTCGCCGCTCAGGTGGGCAAGCGCGCCGCGGACGCGGCGATCCAGGTGCTCGGCGGCAACGGATACATGGGAGAGTACGTCGTCGAGAGACTGTGGAGAGACGCCAAGTTGCTTGAAATTGGCGGCGGAACCCTGGAAGCTCACCACAAGAATCTCAGCAAGGATCTTTGCCGCGATCCTTCCCTGCTTCTCTGAACTGACTTCTCCGAAAGAACACTTCATGAAATCCGAAAATTCATCGCCCAACGACCGGGGTGAAACCGGTGCGAGAAGCTTGCGGGAGGAGATCGCCCGTCGCAGATCTTTCGCGATCATCTCGCATCCCGACGCGGGCAAGACGACGCTCACAGAAAAGCTTCTGCTGTTTGGCGGGGCGCTGCGCGAAGCCGGCGCAGTGCGGGCCCGAAGGGCCGAAAAACACGCGACCAGCGATTGGCTCGAACTCGAGAAACAGCGCGGGATCTCGGTCAGCAGTTCGGTCATGCACTTCGACTATCGCGGTTTCCGGGTCAACATTCTCGACACCCCGGGTCATAAGGACTTCAGCGAAGACACCTACAGAACCCTGACCGCGGCGGATAGCGCCGTGATGTTGATCGACGGTGCCAAGGGTGTCGAAAAGCAGACGCGCAAACTCTTCGAAGTCTGTCGCATACGCGGGATTCCGATCTTTACCTTCGTCAACAAGATGGACCGCTTCGGCCGAGACCCACTCGATCTGATGAGTGAGATCGAAGACGTACTGGGCATCGACGTCGTGCCGGTGAACTGGCCGGTCGGGGAAGGCAAAGATTTCCGCGGCGTGTTCGATCGTCTGGACGATCGCCTGATCCTGTTTTCCGGCGGCAATCACGGCCGTACCCTGCTCGAAGAAGATGTGATCGAGGGAGGGGTCGGCAGCCCGGAGTTCGAACGCGCGTTGGGCATACACGCGAGTGAGGTCACCGATTCGCTGGAACTGCTCGCGGGCGCCGGCGCCGAGTTTGACCTCGATCGGGTGCGAGAAGGCGTTTTGACGCCGATGTTCTTCGGCAGCGCGCTCACCAACTTTGGGGTTTTACCCTTTCTCGATCGCTTCCTCGACATGGCTCCGTGTCCCGGAGCACGAGATTCGGACCGCGGGCCGATCGATCCTGCGAGCGACGAGTTTTCGGGTTTCGTCTTCAAGATTCAGGCGAACATGGACCGAGATCACCGCGACCGGGTGGCCTTCGTTCGCATCTGTTCGGGACGCTTTGCCAAGGGCCGAACCACCCGACACGTACGTACCGATAAGTCTATTCGCCTAGCCAATTCGACCCTGCTGATGGGGCGCGAACGCGAAGAAGTGACCGAAGCATTTCCCGGGGATGTCGTCGGGTTGTTCGATCCCGGGGTGTTCGGTATCGGCGATACGCTCTGCGATTCGGGTGACTTCAACTTTCCCGGCATCCCGAGTTTCTCACCCGAATGTTTCGCCCGGGTTGAAGTTGCGGCCGTGACGAAGCGCAAGTCGCTGGAAAAGGGAATCGATCAGTTGGTCCAAGAGGGCGCGGTGCAGCTCTTTCGCGAGCCTGGCGGAGGCTCGGCCACGATCATTCTGGGTGCGGTGGGGCAATTACAATTTGATGTCTTCAGCCACCGACTTTCGAGTGAGTACGGTGTAAATCCGGGTCTGACACCCTTGGACTACCGCCTGGCGCGTTGGCCCCAGGGCGATTTCGATGGCGACATCATTCGTTTCTCGGAGCGAGTTCGCGTGTTCGAAGATCGAGAGGGACGTCTCGTATTGCTCGCGAAGAGCGAGTGGGACATCAAGCGCCTCGAAGAGAAATACCCGGAATTGAAACTGGCTGAGACGGCCGACCCGGCGCGTCTGGCTGCATCTGAGCGCATTTCGTGAGGATCGAGCCCGAAGCTCAGGTCTGAGGATCAGGCGGTCGCGGCGGCGATTGCTGCGGAGACTTCGTCTAGCCCGAACGGTTTTTCCAAAAAGCGAAACACCTCGGCTCGGTCGGCTTCCTTGCGGATCTCCGAGGACGGGAACCCGGTCATCAACAAGATCTGAAGGTCGGGTTTGATTTCGCGGAGAGACTCGGCGACTTGAAGGCCGTGGATGTGATCCTTCAACATCCAGTCCGCAAGAATGACCTGGGGCAAGAAATCTTTGCCGATCGCTAGCGCCTCTTGTCCCGTCGAAGCCGTGCGAACGTCGTAGCCTTCGCGCGTGAGAAACCGCTCCAGATAGTCACGGTAGCTGGGCTCGTCATCGACGATGAGCACCCTGATTTTACCCTCGTTGTCCTGGTCGGTCATCGCAGTTTTCCTGGAGTCGAGAGACTGCACCCGGAGCTTTGCTCCAAGCTTCAGAGCAAAGGCTAGCCCAACATTCCAGGTCAGCGTCAGATTTCTTTGGTCTCGACGCATCCACATGGCCGCGATGGCGTCGACCCCCGGGACAGGCGTTGGGAGACTTGTTCTGTCCATGCGGATGAGGGATGGTCCCGGGCGTTTGCGGCCTGACCCTTGCAGGGCGGCGGAGGAAGGAATTGTCGTGTCCGATCAGATTCCGAACAAGTTGAACGTGCTGGGCAAGGCCAGCGATCGGGCGTCGGACTTTGATGCACTGCGCGAGCGGGCCGCCGCCGGACTCGAAGCCGCCCTGGCCTTTGTCGAAGAACACGGAAACGAACTCGCGCGCTTGCGCGCCCGGATTCTGGTGGAACTCGAGCCCCTCGACCGCGGGCTCGCCCTGCTTGCGAGCCGTCAACAGCCAAACGGTTCGTTTCCCAGGTTCGAGCAGGTCTTGCCGGATCCGCCTGCGAGTCAACTCAGCCGCTGGAACCCGAGCGGGGATACGGTCGGAACCCTCGAAGCCATTTCGGTGTTGTCTGACTGGGAACACCTCTTCGAGCCGAGCGGCGATCGGGCGATCGAATTCCTGAGCCAGGTGCAAGCTTCGGACGGTTCTTGGGGCAGCGCTCCCACGACGACTGACGATGCAGCGAGCGGCGATTCCTCATCGAGAATCTTTCTCACGGGTTGCACGGCGGGATTTCTGGGGCGCAGCCGAACTGCCAGGCCCGAAGTATTGAAAGCCGCCGGCGCATACCTGGGCGCGTTCTGGTCGGTGGAGTTTATCCGCAGCAACGGTTGGCCGGCCGTGGCCGGGTTTGCTCACTACTTTACGAACGTCTTCGACGAAGAGGGAGAAGCGGCACTGCCCTGGTGTGCTCGCGAACTCGACCGCGGCAGAAGGGTCGGGGTCTACAGCCCGGTAGAAGTGCTGCGGGTCTTGTTCTACTGCCAGGCGTCGGCGCTGCCCGGAGTGGATTTCGATACCAATGGCTTGTTGAATGAACTCTTGCAACAGCAGCTCGACGATGGAAGCGTCGGTTCCCCGGAGCTGCCCCAGGTAAGTCGCGTGGCGTCGAGCCTGGACGCGATGTTGTTCATGTTGCGCTTGTGTCGCAGCGGAGGCCAGCAGGCGTCAGCAGATCAATAAGCCACGTCCAGTTTGCCGTGATCCCAACTGATCATGCGCTCGGGCTCGATCACGATCGCGGTCTTCTTGCTCACCATGGATGCCGTGGCTTTCTCGAGGACTTCGTTGGGGATCTCGGGCTGATTGCGAACGAGCACGGCCAGATGAAGGCGATGTACCTCGTCGTGATCGGTGATCAACCGTGCTCGGCCCTGGATCGAAACGCCCTTGAGTTCGTTGTAGACGTTACCGGACTCGAGCAGGACGGAGATCCGGTTGTTGCGTTTGAGGTTCACAACCTTCTGTGATTTCGTGAACGTCTCGAGGACGATCTTTCCGTCGTCGATTGCAAACCAGAGTGGCATCACGTGGGGTGTGCCGTCCTTGCTGATCGTGGCGACTTGCACGGTCTGTTGGGTCTCGATGAACTTCCAGCACTCTTCGTCGGTCATCTTGATGAGATCGCGGCGTTTTGGCACATGCAACTCCCTGCGGTTTCTCTCGCGCTGACCCGCACTATTTGCGGGGATGGCGATACGGTACAGACTTGCTGCTCGATTGGCCCCTGCGCCGATTGTCGGGCCGGATGGTATGCTCACTGTTCGACGCAATCCCCACCCTACGCACCGACCAGGACGCATCCCCTCATGGAGTTCAACCTCGCCGACTTGTTCGAGAATGCGGTCGATCACTTCGGGGATCGCGATTACGTCACCGCCGCCGGCAAGTGCCGCACGTACGGCGAGATGGAAGCGCGCGCCAATCGACTCGCCCATCATCTTCAGGCCAACGGCGTCGGAGCCGGTGACCATGTCGGAATTTACGCCTACAACTGCGTCGAGTGGGTGGAGACCTTGTGGGCGGTCTTCAAGATCCGCGCGGTCTGGATCAACATCAATTTTCGCTACGTCGAAGAAGAACTCTCCTACATTTTTGAAAACGCAGACCTGAAAGCGTTGGTCGTGGCCCGGGAATTCTGCCCGCGAGTTGCGGCGGTGCGCGATAGCTTGAGCATGCTCGAGCACGTGGTCGAAATAGACGACGGCACCGCGTCGAGAGGCGCCAAGGGTCTGGATACCATCGACTACGAAGTCGCCATGACGAACGGATCACCGCTGCGAGACTTCGGCCCGAGGTCTCCCGACGATCGATACATTCTCTATACCGGCGGAACCACGGGGTTGCCCAAAGGCGTGGTCTGGAAACAGAAGGATGTCTTCTTCGCCCTGGGCGGGGGCATTGATGCGCACACGGGTGAGCGTGTCACGCGACCCGAAGAATTGGTCGAAAAGGCCCTGCTGGATTCGACCCAGCGCTGCACTCTTCCGATCGCGCCACTGATGCACGGGGCTTCTCAATGGTCGGTGATGAGTGGGAGCTTCGTCGGCGCGAAAATCGTATTGGTCCCGAAGTTCGACGCCGATGAAGTATGGCGGTTGGTGGCCGAAGAAAAGGTCGGCATTCTGATGATTACCGGTGATGCCATGGGACGTCCGCTGATCGAGTCGCTGACCAGTGCGAGTTCGCCTCCCGACATCTCGAGTTTGTTTCTGGTCGTCAGCACCGCAGCCGTTTTTTCGCCGACTGTCAAGGACGATTTCTTTGAATCGATGCCCGACCTGCTGATCATCGACAGCATTGGTGCGTCGGAAAGTGGCAACAACGGAATGGCGATCGTCACCAAGGGCAACACTGCGATGTTGGGGGGCGGTCCGACGGTCAAGGCGGGAGCCGGTACCACCGTGTTGGACGAGAACCTCGAAGAGGTCGTGGCGGGGTCGGGCGTTCGGGGCAAGGTCGCGCGAAGTGGAGACATCCCACAGGAGTACTACAAGGATCCGGCCAAGAGCGCTGAGACTTTCGTCGTAGCCAAGAACGGAACTCGCTATGCAATTCCCGGCGACTGGGCGCAAGTCGAAGCAGACGGAACCATCACCTTGCTCGGGCGGGGTTCGGTCTCGATCAACTCAGGCGGAGAGAAAATCTATCCAGAAGAAGTCGAAGCGGCGGTGAAGGATCACCCGGACGCCTACGATGCCGTCGTGGTCGGCGTACCCGACGAGCGATTCGGGAGCCGAGTTGCGGCGGTGATCCAGCCCCGAGAAGGGGCGGCGCTCGACCTCGAAGGCATCCAGGCTCATTGTCGAACCAAGCTCGCGGGGTACAAGATTCCCAGACAGATCCATCTCGTCGACCACATCGAACGATCTCCCAGCGGCAAGCCCGACTATCGCTGGGCCAAGAACATTGCTACGACCGCTACGACCGCAACAGGTGAGGAGTAGGCCAGCAGCATGCACAACCTTGCAAGGATTCACGAAGCCATTGCCGAAGCGATCCCGGAGCGCGAATGCCTGGTCTTTCGGGATCGTCGTTTTACCTGGCGACAGGTGACCGATCGCACCCGAAGACTCGCTGCCGTACTCAGGGCGGCTGGCCTGGGCTGTCATATCGAGCGCGATCAGTTGGCCAATTGGGAATCGGGCCAGGACCACGTCGCCTTGTACATGTACAACGGCAACGAATATCTCGAAGGGATGTTGGGAGCGTTCAAGGCCCGCTGTGCTCCGTTCAATGTCAACTATCGATACGTAGAAAAAGAACTGCTCTACCTCCTCGAGAACGCCAACACCAGGGTGCTCATCTACCACGCAGCCTTTGTGCCGATCCTCGAAAAGCTACGCGCCCGGCTTCCCGGGGTATCGCTCTGGCTACAAGTCGCCGACGCCTCGGGGAACGCGCTATTGCCGGGTGCAGTCGACTACGAAACCGCACTCGCCGGGGCGATTCCCGAACCCCTCGCAAGCGATGTTTCACAGGACGATCTGTACATCCTCTACACCGGTGGCACGACCGGGATGCCCAAGGGCGTGATCTGGCGCAACGAGGACATTCATCGGGCTGCGCTCGCCGGGGGAGGAGTGGCGGAGTCGCTCGAAGCGCTGAAGGAACGAGTGAAGGCCCGCCCGGAGTTTCGCGCACTGCCGTCTCCGCCCCTCATGCACGGCGCAGCGCACTGGGTCGTGTTCAACATGTGGCACGTCGGAGCGACGGTAGTGATTCAGTCGAAAGTAGAGCGCCTGGACCCAGACG encodes:
- a CDS encoding VOC family protein translates to MKYLHTMVRVSNLEESLKFYVDSLGLVEINRYDVEAGRFTLVFLAAEGDEEAQIELTYNWDPEDYPGGRNFGHVAYQVDDIYQTCQQLMDAGVTINRPPRDGHMAFVRSPEGISIELLQKDGSLPLQEPWQSMPNTGEW
- a CDS encoding nuclear transport factor 2 family protein, which encodes MKSRSKSLTRRESVGVPRLELVAPATESFNLEQPFAGDPFMVSSPTRARTASAVGARVGRLIEYVRDGRVYDAIGEFYAPDAELGPAARAPMFGLETREGRRWALANPEAMWRNFWVRGVGVNGDTSFVECSLEFESADGARFSMHQVAVAQWREGKIVKECLIPTRRGSVALSVALSV
- a CDS encoding acyl-CoA synthetase, giving the protein MEFNLADLFENAVDHFGDRDYVTAAGKCRTYGEMEARANRLAHHLQANGVGAGDHVGIYAYNCVEWVETLWAVFKIRAVWININFRYVEEELSYIFENADLKALVVAREFCPRVAAVRDSLSMLEHVVEIDDGTASRGAKGLDTIDYEVAMTNGSPLRDFGPRSPDDRYILYTGGTTGLPKGVVWKQKDVFFALGGGIDAHTGERVTRPEELVEKALLDSTQRCTLPIAPLMHGASQWSVMSGSFVGAKIVLVPKFDADEVWRLVAEEKVGILMITGDAMGRPLIESLTSASSPPDISSLFLVVSTAAVFSPTVKDDFFESMPDLLIIDSIGASESGNNGMAIVTKGNTAMLGGGPTVKAGAGTTVLDENLEEVVAGSGVRGKVARSGDIPQEYYKDPAKSAETFVVAKNGTRYAIPGDWAQVEADGTITLLGRGSVSINSGGEKIYPEEVEAAVKDHPDAYDAVVVGVPDERFGSRVAAVIQPREGAALDLEGIQAHCRTKLAGYKIPRQIHLVDHIERSPSGKPDYRWAKNIATTATTATGEE
- a CDS encoding pyridoxamine 5'-phosphate oxidase family protein, whose product is MPKRRDLIKMTDEECWKFIETQQTVQVATISKDGTPHVMPLWFAIDDGKIVLETFTKSQKVVNLKRNNRISVLLESGNVYNELKGVSIQGRARLITDHDEVHRLHLAVLVRNQPEIPNEVLEKATASMVSKKTAIVIEPERMISWDHGKLDVAY
- a CDS encoding PAS domain-containing protein — its product is MKTNRDLASWLISHRNEIETAMNNRLGPAAPGVSSPEAEALRRFRSYTSSALMRGTLLPPALDGLQVNQRRTEALLLAWIEAAAAIGEADVPHLRDSLNPLLLQFRVHLRGTLVGRKNRGTPRAKRRFVVAAIDRLAEAFLAIDTDTGTIEDANPAAGALLGLNRDELLGVDAMSFIPKPLQSQFWRELDAVGEGVENHVFGATLSDAHGIPLELIASATRYSTRGKTLALILLRPEIAPDNTQPQPTQ
- a CDS encoding acyl-CoA dehydrogenase family protein yields the protein MSGPIGAWRVRVLNCANKRAARRGHAAPANRAAKSPDLHQRPAGRELFNGLLVSPLNVVCVAVLNSTEAKVGQASTPSSPSSPDSDREPWQALDLFAPTAEHQLLAETLREFVKREVEPQAAEHDRAERFNHGLFLKAGELGLLGVTIPEAYGGSGLDAVAAVQVLEALSTSDPGFGLAVLAHAILFSQNCYVNANEEQRQRILPKVVTGEWIGGMCMTEPGVGTDVMSMTTNARRDGDDYVLNGIKTFITNGGIDENTLGDIFIVYATTGEREISSFLVEKGMDGFRLGQKWVDKLGMRASYTTELVFENVRVPVSNRMGEEGEGTLHMMRNLEIERLTLAAQATGIAQRSLQVMSEYANQRKAFGKPLREFGQIQRYLAETFAEWRAARSFVYDTARRLNLASAGQRVDADATKLFAAQVGKRAADAAIQVLGGNGYMGEYVVERLWRDAKLLEIGGGTLEAHHKNLSKDLCRDPSLLL
- a CDS encoding response regulator gives rise to the protein MDRTSLPTPVPGVDAIAAMWMRRDQRNLTLTWNVGLAFALKLGAKLRVQSLDSRKTAMTDQDNEGKIRVLIVDDEPSYRDYLERFLTREGYDVRTASTGQEALAIGKDFLPQVILADWMLKDHIHGLQVAESLREIKPDLQILLMTGFPSSEIRKEADRAEVFRFLEKPFGLDEVSAAIAAATA
- a CDS encoding peptide chain release factor 3, with protein sequence MKSENSSPNDRGETGARSLREEIARRRSFAIISHPDAGKTTLTEKLLLFGGALREAGAVRARRAEKHATSDWLELEKQRGISVSSSVMHFDYRGFRVNILDTPGHKDFSEDTYRTLTAADSAVMLIDGAKGVEKQTRKLFEVCRIRGIPIFTFVNKMDRFGRDPLDLMSEIEDVLGIDVVPVNWPVGEGKDFRGVFDRLDDRLILFSGGNHGRTLLEEDVIEGGVGSPEFERALGIHASEVTDSLELLAGAGAEFDLDRVREGVLTPMFFGSALTNFGVLPFLDRFLDMAPCPGARDSDRGPIDPASDEFSGFVFKIQANMDRDHRDRVAFVRICSGRFAKGRTTRHVRTDKSIRLANSTLLMGREREEVTEAFPGDVVGLFDPGVFGIGDTLCDSGDFNFPGIPSFSPECFARVEVAAVTKRKSLEKGIDQLVQEGAVQLFREPGGGSATIILGAVGQLQFDVFSHRLSSEYGVNPGLTPLDYRLARWPQGDFDGDIIRFSERVRVFEDREGRLVLLAKSEWDIKRLEEKYPELKLAETADPARLAASERIS